A stretch of Coccidioides posadasii str. Silveira chromosome 2, complete sequence DNA encodes these proteins:
- a CDS encoding uncharacterized protein (EggNog:ENOG410PFTU~COG:E~BUSCO:5835at33183): MLRPNILPRSIRHRLFRHSSPYRLFSSTRCVFNMDAEQFRQAAQSAIEEIIEHFNTLPSRRVLPNIEPGYLRPLLPQSPPKEPESWEQIRLDIESKIKPGLTHWQSPHFMAFFPALVTYPSILGEMYSAAFSAPAFNWLCSPACTELEIVVLDWVAQAIGLPECFHSTGPTKGGGVIQGSASEAVVTVMVAARERMLRDLAAAEGLKEDTPEWEDKVMSIRGNLVALGSDQAHSCTAKGARIVGTRYRSVPTALSDNFEVTRASLRKVLEECEAAGLVPYYLTTTLGTTSTCATDRFAEIKAVLASKPSWQKIWVHIDAAYAGAALVTPEYQPIAREWDSGIDSFNFNMHKWLLVNFDASCLFVRNRTDVTSAMDITPAYLRNPYSELPDTVDFRNWQIPLGRRFRALKIWFVMRAYGLSGMRAFIYKGLHHGDVFVEMCRGRKDLFTIVTPPAFGLTVFRVTDEAAAAACGSTSAAITREVYEKINAGGEIFITSSVVGGIYVIRVVSGSWLSEEKYVRRAFDIIAKTTEETLAGKKTNGVETLRN; the protein is encoded by the exons ATGCTTCGTCCAAACATCCTGCCCCGGAGCATCCGTCATCGGCTTTTTAGACACTCGTCTCCTTACCGTTTATTTAGCAGCACGCGCTGTGTGTTCAACATGGACGCAGAACAGTTCCGGCAGGCTGCCCAGTCAGCCATTGAAGAAA TAATCGAACATTTCAATACCCTCCCCTCCCGCCGGGTTCTTCCAAACATTGAACCGGGATACCTCCGCCCACTTCTTCCGCAGTCCCCCCCGAAAGAACCTGAATCATGGGAACAGATACGGCTGGATATCGAATCCAAAATTAAGCCTGGCCTGACGCACTGGCAGTCCCCGCACTTCATGGCCTTCTTTCCGGCTCTGGTGACTTACCCTAGTATCCTGGGCGAAATGTATTCCGCAGCGTTCAGCGCCCCCGCTTTCAACTGGCTATGCTCTCCCGCCTGCACAGAGCTGGAGATCGTGGTGTTGGATTGGGTCGCGCAGGCCATTGGACTGCCAGAATGCTTCCACAGCACTGGCCCAACCAAGGGCGGTGGTGTCATTCAGGGTAGCGCGAGCGAGGCCGTTGTCACAGTCATGGTCGCCGCGAGGGAGCGGATGCTTCGCGATCTCGCTGCCGCCGAGGGACTGAAGGAAGACACCCCCGAATGGGAGGATAAAGTTATGTCTATCCGCGGCAACCTCGTCGCGCTTGGTAGCGACCAGGCACATAGCTGCACCGCAAAAGGCGCTCGTATCGTCGGCACCCGCTACCGTTCCGTCCCCACGGCGCTTTCGGACAACTTTGAAGTGACCCGAGCCTCGCTGCGCAAGGTCCTCGAAGAATGTGAAGCTGCCGGGCTGGTCCCCTATTATCTCACCACCACCCTCGGAACGACTAGCACATGTGCCACTGACCGTTTCGCCGAGATCAAAGCCGTTCTCGCGTCCAAACCTTCCTGGCAAAAGATATGGGTACACATCGACGCAGCCTACGCCGGAGCCGCGCTCGTGACGCCAGAATACCAGCCAATCGCACGTGAATGGGATTCCGGCATCGACAGCTTCAACTTCAACATGCACAAATGGCTCCTCGTCAATTTCGACGCCAGCTGCCTATTCGTCCGCAACAGGACCGACGTCACTTCCGCCATGGACATCACGCCCGCATACCTACGCAACCCTTACTCCGAGCTCCCGGACACCGTCGATTTTCGAAACTGGCAGATCCCGCTGGGCCGACGGTTCCGCGCCCTGAAGATCTGGTTCGTCATGCGCGCATATGGGCTGTCCGGGATGAGGGCGTTTATCTACAAGGGCTTACATCACGGCGATGTCTTTGTGGAGATGTGCCGCGGCAGGAAGGATTTGTTCACAATAGTCACGCCACCGGCGTTCGGGCTGACTGTCTTCCGCGTCACGGATgaagcggcggcggcggcgtgTGGAAGTACCAGTGCGGCGATTACGCGTGAGGTCTATGAAAAGATCAACGCGGGCGGTGAGATATTCATCACGTCTTCGGTGGTTGGAGGGATATATGTGATTCGCGTCGTGAGCGGGTCATGGTTGTCGGAAGAGAAGTATGTGCGGAGGGCGTTCGATATCATTGCAAAGACAACAGAGGAGACTCTCGCCGGAAAGAAGACCAATGGGGTCGAGACTCTGAGAAATTGA
- a CDS encoding uncharacterized protein (EggNog:ENOG410PPY0~COG:K~TransMembrane:1 (o246-273i)~BUSCO:13005at33183): protein MDSTFSTTFDSISFASGADVPQLTISPAETTLKLDDLTPEPKEQPPKPEEKKPVKKRKSWGQELPIPKTNLPPRKRAKTEDEKEQRRIERVLRNRAAAQISRERKRLEIEKLETEKAKMEQQNRFLLQRLAQMEAENNRLSQQVAKLSTEIRSSRGASPQSVSAPSPTLAPVLFKQEDDELPLEKVPIASPPTTIYSPSAAVIDSIDASDLTQHPAAMLCDLQCQSEESKNLTVSLNQYSTPHPTFALMLQVIMQHLFLMMTSAAYSTVILPLSQIFHSLKKGSPLTFSQEEICQHLPLILWLISTPTLSKSNTSIQRSVFRIQLLTRLLACSPALARPLRDATSRALQLAVRDLPRSTSNRSMVQGGRPSQDWELLMTTVWAIDRIGRSHGYHYSKPSRALHRAARSAHHARAKQLFLRRSRSSRSTVDYDGYSHF from the exons ATGGATTCTACGTTTTCTACCACCTTCGACTCGATATCTTTCGCCTCTGGGGCCGATGTTCCTCAGCTCACAATCTCTCCGGCCGAAACTACCTTGAAACTCGACGATTTAACGCCGGAGCCCAAGGAGCAGCCGCCCAAGCCAGAGGAAAAGAAGCCTgtcaaaaagagaaagtcaTGGGGTCAAGAGCTGCCCATCCCCAAGACCAATCTGCCACCAAG GAAACGGGCCAAGACCGAAGATGAGAAGGAGCAGCGCAGAATCGAGCGCGTTCTCCGCAACCGAGCCGCCGCCCAGATCTCAAGGGAACGCAAGAGACTGGAGATCGAGAAGCTGGAAACCGAGAAGGCCAAGATGGAACAGCAGAATCGATTCCTCCTCCAACGCCTGGCGCAGATGGAAGCGGAGAACAACCGCCTGAGCCAACAGGTCGCCAAACTATCGACCGAAATCCGCAGCTCCCGCGGTGCTTCCCCACAGTCCGTATCGGCACCTTCCCCCACCCTCGCTCCCGTCCTCTTCAAACAGGAAGACGACGAGCTACCCCTTGAAAAAGTCCCAATCGCCTCCCCGCCCACCACCATCTACTCCCCCAGCGCGGCCGTCATCGATTCGATAGATGCCTCCGATCTGACACAACATCCTGCAGCGATGTTGTGCGACCTGCAGTGTCAATCGGAGGAATCGAAGAATCTGACGGTCTCTCTCAATCAATATTCGACTCCGCATCCGACCTTTGCTCTGATGCTCCAGGTCATCATGCAGCACCTCTTTCTGATGATGACTTCCGCCGCCTATTCGACGGTGATTCTTCCGCTAAGCCAGATCTTTCATTCCTTGAAGAAGGGTTCTCCTTTGACCTTTTCCCAGGAGGAGATCTGTCAACACTTGCCTTTGATTCTATGGTTGATTTCGACCCCGACCCTGTCAAAGTCGAACACCTCGATCCAGCGATCGGTCTTCCGGATCCAGCTTCTCACCCGACTCCTAGCGTGCAGCCCAGCTTTGGCGCGTCCACTAAGAGATGCGACGAGCAGGGCATTGCAGCTGGCAGTGCGTGATTTGCCACGATCCACTAGCAATCGATCAATGGTCCAAGGTGGCCGGCCTAGCCAGGATTGGGAGTTGTTGATGACTACGGTCTGGGCAATTGATCGAATCGGAAGATCGCATGGCTACCACTATTCTAAACCGTCCCGAGCATTGCACCGAGCAGCTCGATCGGCACATCATGCCAGGGCGAAACAATTATTTCTACGTCGTTCGCGGAGTTCCAGGAGTACGGTGGACTACGATGGGTATAGCCATTTCTAG